Proteins from a genomic interval of Methanobacteriaceae archaeon:
- a CDS encoding 3H domain-containing protein: MASSRIPTIPKTEDIQAIPISIFYFAIIALGILIIYGFIGSLYIMGLDPINAIYFTIITIATVGYGDILPHTVEQKLFAVSLALSGVGLIAYVFSLSISVVTMTVEDIRSGSKIRKKMASMENHFVLCGYGRVGAAVFKELEERNQKTIIIEKNRDLVEKELWEDSSILAIPGDATDESVMKEAGISRARGVIITTGEDVDNLFITLTSREIHPEIWIVARASKKENIKRLYRSGADRVISPETSGGEDIYFAAIEPTMMKITMMHEVDDIRKESEIIIKYGCTLEDIEYHLPEFKEPLARKIGISKIEQLNKFLNSLDDDINRKNSLERIYESVSGIHSHWISGPDKETLKKLAGELKKEGLLLGVNLEPDEIKEVARKYGRLVEVVIKPEMVIVENHGVSDIMEEAEIILKHGCILEDIEYYFSGFGEPLRRKIGLSNVKEVKKFLDNLEKNSGRLESLDRIYTLSGGGIHTHRISGPDTKSLNRVEKELSKKGFLLGVNMTPKEIKELIEKTGRVVQILVKHEVGTLDDKEIIIGEGGRILDAKHYLPGVRQVVTRNLNIKNRADLDNCEEELKKPDARRSLTALYEISRQIHTHTMAAAEEKIIRKIEKKLDKKGVLLGINLPEEEIWEIVEKENVRQFCIE; the protein is encoded by the coding sequence TTGGCCTCTTCACGCATACCAACAATACCCAAAACTGAGGATATCCAGGCAATACCCATTTCCATATTTTATTTTGCCATAATTGCTCTGGGAATTTTAATTATTTACGGATTTATTGGTTCTCTTTATATAATGGGACTTGATCCTATAAATGCTATTTATTTTACAATTATAACCATTGCCACAGTAGGATACGGTGATATTCTCCCCCATACAGTAGAACAGAAACTTTTTGCAGTTAGCTTAGCTTTATCCGGCGTGGGACTTATTGCTTATGTTTTCAGCCTTAGTATATCGGTGGTAACCATGACGGTAGAAGATATTAGATCTGGCTCCAAAATACGGAAAAAAATGGCTTCCATGGAAAATCATTTCGTCTTATGTGGATATGGAAGAGTAGGGGCCGCAGTTTTTAAAGAATTAGAAGAAAGAAATCAAAAAACCATAATTATCGAAAAAAATCGAGATTTAGTGGAAAAAGAGCTTTGGGAAGACTCTAGTATTTTGGCCATACCTGGAGATGCTACTGACGAAAGTGTGATGAAAGAAGCCGGAATTAGTAGGGCTCGAGGAGTCATAATTACCACTGGAGAAGATGTTGATAATCTTTTCATAACCTTAACCTCCCGAGAAATACATCCAGAAATATGGATCGTGGCTCGTGCCAGTAAAAAAGAAAATATTAAACGCCTTTATCGCTCAGGAGCGGACCGAGTAATATCCCCAGAGACCAGTGGTGGAGAAGATATTTACTTTGCAGCTATTGAACCTACCATGATGAAGATTACTATGATGCATGAAGTGGATGACATCAGAAAAGAATCAGAAATAATAATCAAATATGGCTGCACCCTGGAAGATATAGAATACCATTTACCTGAATTTAAAGAACCATTAGCCCGCAAAATTGGAATTTCTAAGATAGAACAATTAAATAAATTTTTGAATAGTCTGGATGATGATATCAACCGAAAAAATTCCTTAGAAAGAATATACGAATCAGTAAGTGGAATACATTCCCACTGGATTTCAGGACCAGATAAAGAAACCCTTAAAAAGCTAGCAGGGGAATTAAAAAAAGAAGGGCTCCTCTTAGGTGTTAATTTAGAACCTGATGAGATCAAAGAAGTCGCTCGTAAGTATGGTAGGTTGGTAGAAGTTGTTATAAAACCAGAAATGGTTATTGTAGAAAATCATGGTGTTTCGGATATAATGGAAGAGGCCGAAATAATTTTAAAACATGGCTGCATCCTGGAAGATATAGAATACTATTTCAGTGGTTTTGGAGAGCCTTTACGTCGTAAAATAGGTCTCTCAAATGTTAAAGAAGTTAAAAAATTTTTAGATAACTTAGAAAAAAATTCTGGAAGATTAGAATCATTGGATAGAATTTATACTCTCTCTGGAGGAGGAATACATACCCATAGAATTTCTGGTCCGGATACTAAAAGTTTAAATCGTGTAGAAAAAGAATTAAGTAAAAAAGGGTTCTTATTAGGAGTTAATATGACTCCTAAAGAAATTAAAGAACTTATAGAAAAAACAGGACGCGTAGTTCAAATTCTGGTTAAACACGAAGTGGGAACTCTGGATGATAAAGAAATAATTATTGGAGAAGGTGGGCGCATATTAGATGCAAAGCACTACTTGCCAGGGGTAAGACAAGTTGTAACACGTAACTTGAATATTAAAAACCGCGCGGATCTTGATAATTGCGAAGAAGAACTCAAAAAACCCGATGCTCGACGTTCTCTAACGGCATTATATGAAATTTCCCGTCAGATACACACCCATACCATGGCGGCGGCTGAAGAAAAGATTATTCGCAAAATAGAAAAAAAGCTGGATAAAAAAGGTGTTTTACTGGGAATTAATCTTCCTGAAGAAGAAATCTGGGAAATTGTGGAAAAAGAAAATGTAAGGCAGTTCTGTATTGAGTAA
- a CDS encoding NAD(P)H-hydrate dehydratase: protein MNPLDMMVVDFNAEYLGIPRLSLMENAGRALAYEISKINSNINSAKVIIFTGPGGNGGDGFVAARHLLNMGFKVKIVLLTHPSKINSKDSIQNWNVLENMRPYLSDLEIEICYDSSQIDYQLLSSDEHILIDAILGTGIKGVIREPFRSAINLINKSNSPVVSVDVPSGMDPLNGEINDISVEAEYTVSFHRAKTGLKGPESASSKIGKLIVCDIGIPKEAEIFLGAGDLLRLKSRDYNAHKGANGRLLIVGGSKEYAGAPALAGLSALAAGADLVTIICPDSAAIPIKSYSPDLIVKNLPGEYINPEMLEPILELSKKADCVLLGCGAGDKEETKIALNLLAKKLGELKKPMVMDADALKLVDKELVKNQENLIITPHMGEFKAFFQEEAPIILFDIKEKISAFQSISQKIKGTILLKGKLDMIFNGKKFRLNKTGSPGMTVGGTGDCLAGLVAALYSQSHSAWDSACLGAFINGRAGELAQNKWGYNFSASKMIEFLSEAMKYDF from the coding sequence ATGAATCCTTTGGACATGATGGTTGTTGATTTTAATGCAGAATATTTAGGAATTCCTAGACTTAGTTTGATGGAAAATGCAGGCAGGGCCCTGGCCTATGAAATATCTAAGATAAATTCTAATATAAATAGTGCCAAAGTTATTATTTTTACCGGACCTGGTGGAAATGGTGGGGATGGTTTTGTAGCGGCTAGGCATCTTCTAAATATGGGATTTAAAGTTAAAATCGTCTTATTGACTCATCCTTCAAAAATAAATTCTAAAGACTCTATTCAAAATTGGAATGTTCTGGAAAATATGAGGCCCTATTTATCTGATTTGGAGATTGAAATTTGTTATGATTCCTCTCAGATTGATTATCAATTGCTAAGCAGTGATGAACATATTTTGATAGATGCTATTTTAGGAACTGGGATTAAAGGAGTTATTAGGGAACCTTTTAGATCTGCTATAAATCTTATAAATAAATCTAACTCACCAGTAGTTTCTGTAGATGTTCCTAGTGGTATGGATCCTTTGAATGGTGAAATAAATGATATTTCAGTGGAGGCAGAATATACTGTAAGTTTTCACCGGGCAAAAACCGGTCTCAAAGGACCAGAATCAGCATCTTCGAAAATAGGAAAATTAATTGTTTGTGATATTGGGATTCCAAAAGAAGCAGAAATATTTTTAGGTGCTGGTGATCTTTTAAGGCTCAAATCAAGAGATTACAATGCACATAAAGGAGCTAATGGACGGTTACTGATTGTGGGTGGTAGTAAAGAATACGCTGGGGCTCCTGCCCTAGCAGGCCTATCAGCACTTGCTGCGGGTGCAGATTTAGTTACTATAATATGTCCTGATAGTGCAGCTATACCTATTAAATCTTATTCGCCAGATTTAATAGTAAAAAACCTTCCTGGAGAATATATTAATCCAGAAATGCTGGAACCAATTTTGGAATTATCTAAAAAAGCTGATTGTGTTTTGCTGGGTTGCGGTGCCGGTGATAAAGAAGAGACTAAAATAGCTTTAAATTTACTCGCCAAAAAATTAGGGGAACTTAAAAAACCCATGGTAATGGATGCTGATGCCTTAAAACTGGTCGATAAAGAATTAGTGAAAAATCAAGAGAATTTAATCATAACTCCACATATGGGTGAATTTAAAGCTTTTTTCCAAGAAGAAGCACCTATTATTCTTTTTGATATTAAAGAAAAAATATCTGCTTTTCAATCTATTTCTCAAAAAATTAAAGGAACTATTTTGCTCAAAGGAAAACTGGACATGATATTTAATGGGAAGAAATTTAGATTGAATAAAACTGGAAGTCCAGGAATGACGGTGGGCGGAACTGGAGATTGCTTGGCAGGGTTAGTTGCAGCACTATATTCTCAAAGCCATTCTGCATGGGATTCAGCTTGCTTAGGGGCTTTTATTAATGGCCGGGCCGGTGAATTGGCTCAAAATAAATGGGGATATAATTTCAGTGCTTCTAAAATGATTGAATTTTTAAGTGAAGCTATGAAATATGATTTTTAA